The following coding sequences are from one Bacillus marinisedimentorum window:
- the clpC gene encoding ATP-dependent protease ATP-binding subunit ClpC, with product MMFGRFTERAQKVLALAQEEAIRLGHNNIGTEHILLGLVREGEGIAAKALLALGLGSEKIQKEVEALIGRGQDVSQTIHYTPRAKKVIELSMDEARKLSHSYVGTEHILLGLIREGEGVAARVLNNLGVSLNRARQQVLQLLGSNDSSSSQQSGSAQGANTPTLDSLARDLTVIAKEGSLDPVIGRSKEIQRVIEVLSRRTKNNPVLIGEPGVGKTAIAEGLAQQIVNNEVPEILREKRVMTLDMGTVVAGTKYRGEFEDRLKKVMDEIRQAGNIILFIDELHTLIGAGGAEGAIDASNILKPALARGELQCIGATTLDEYRKYIEKDAALERRFQPIQVDEPTNEESIQILQGLRDRYEAHHRVTITDEAIEAAVTLSDRYISDRFLPDKAIDLIDEAGSKVRLRSYTAPPNLKELEQKLEEVRKEKDAAVQSQEFEKAASLRDTEQRLREEVEETKKSWKEKQGQENTEVTADDIAIVVANWTGVPVSKLAQEESERLLNMEDILHNRVIGQAEAVKAVSKAVRRARAGLKDPKRPIGSFIFLGPTGVGKTELARALAESLFGDDDAMIRIDMSEYMEKHATSRLVGSPPGYVGHEEGGQLTEKVRRKPYSVILLDEIEKAHPEVFNILLQVLEDGRLTDSKGRSVDFRNTVVIMTSNVGASELRRNKYVGFAVEDENQDYKDMKSKVMEELKKSFRPEFLNRIDEIIVFHALEKEHIKEIVKLMADQLRKRLSDQEIHFELTEPAKEKIADEGYDPEYGARPLRRALQREVEDRLSEELLKGNIEKGKQIILDYEDDEFKVKSK from the coding sequence ATGATGTTTGGACGATTTACAGAACGGGCTCAAAAAGTACTCGCATTGGCACAGGAAGAAGCAATCCGTCTCGGTCATAACAATATCGGAACAGAACACATCCTTCTTGGACTTGTACGAGAAGGCGAAGGGATTGCAGCGAAAGCCCTGCTTGCTCTCGGACTCGGATCGGAAAAAATCCAAAAGGAAGTTGAAGCATTGATAGGCCGCGGCCAGGACGTCTCCCAGACGATCCACTATACGCCGCGTGCCAAAAAAGTCATCGAATTATCGATGGATGAAGCAAGAAAGCTGAGCCACTCCTATGTGGGAACAGAACATATCCTTCTCGGCCTTATCAGGGAAGGTGAAGGTGTGGCGGCACGGGTGCTGAATAACCTCGGTGTCAGTCTGAACAGGGCCCGCCAGCAGGTGCTGCAGCTTCTCGGCAGCAATGATTCATCGTCAAGCCAGCAAAGCGGATCGGCTCAGGGTGCCAATACACCGACGCTTGACAGCCTTGCCCGTGATTTGACGGTCATTGCAAAAGAAGGCAGCCTCGACCCGGTCATCGGACGCAGCAAAGAAATCCAGCGCGTCATTGAAGTGCTGAGCCGCCGCACCAAGAACAACCCTGTCCTGATCGGCGAACCTGGTGTCGGTAAAACGGCGATTGCCGAAGGTCTTGCCCAGCAAATCGTCAATAATGAGGTTCCGGAAATTCTACGGGAAAAACGCGTCATGACACTTGATATGGGAACGGTCGTTGCCGGAACAAAGTACCGCGGTGAGTTTGAAGACCGCCTTAAAAAAGTTATGGATGAAATCCGACAGGCCGGCAATATCATTTTGTTCATCGATGAGCTGCACACATTGATTGGTGCCGGCGGTGCTGAAGGTGCGATTGATGCATCCAACATCCTGAAGCCGGCGCTTGCCCGCGGCGAGCTTCAGTGTATCGGCGCAACAACGCTTGACGAATACCGAAAATATATCGAAAAAGACGCGGCGCTTGAACGGAGATTCCAGCCGATTCAAGTTGATGAACCGACAAATGAGGAATCCATCCAGATTCTGCAGGGTCTCCGCGACCGCTATGAAGCGCATCACCGCGTCACGATTACCGATGAAGCGATCGAGGCCGCGGTTACGCTGTCCGACCGCTATATCTCCGACCGGTTCCTGCCGGATAAGGCGATCGACTTGATTGATGAAGCCGGATCGAAAGTACGGCTCCGTTCTTATACCGCTCCGCCAAATCTGAAGGAGCTTGAACAAAAGCTGGAAGAGGTTCGGAAAGAAAAAGATGCGGCCGTGCAAAGCCAGGAGTTTGAAAAAGCAGCATCACTCCGGGATACGGAGCAGCGTTTGCGTGAAGAAGTGGAAGAAACGAAAAAGAGCTGGAAGGAAAAACAGGGTCAGGAAAACACCGAAGTCACAGCTGATGATATTGCAATTGTCGTAGCGAACTGGACCGGTGTTCCGGTTTCCAAGCTGGCCCAGGAAGAATCAGAGCGGCTGCTGAATATGGAAGACATCCTGCATAACCGGGTCATCGGCCAGGCTGAAGCGGTGAAGGCCGTTTCCAAAGCGGTAAGGCGCGCCAGGGCAGGGCTGAAAGACCCTAAACGTCCGATCGGATCTTTCATTTTCCTTGGTCCTACCGGTGTCGGTAAAACTGAATTGGCGCGGGCCCTTGCAGAATCTCTTTTCGGTGATGATGATGCCATGATCCGGATTGATATGTCCGAGTACATGGAAAAGCATGCGACGTCCCGCCTGGTCGGTTCTCCTCCGGGATATGTCGGCCATGAGGAAGGCGGGCAGCTGACCGAGAAAGTACGCCGTAAACCTTATTCCGTCATCCTGCTTGATGAAATCGAGAAAGCCCATCCGGAAGTATTCAATATCCTTTTACAGGTGCTTGAAGACGGCAGGCTGACAGATTCGAAGGGAAGATCGGTCGATTTCCGGAATACGGTTGTCATCATGACATCGAATGTCGGTGCCAGCGAACTCCGACGCAACAAATATGTCGGCTTTGCGGTCGAGGATGAAAACCAGGATTATAAAGATATGAAATCTAAAGTGATGGAAGAGCTTAAAAAGTCATTCCGTCCTGAATTCCTGAACCGGATTGATGAAATCATCGTTTTCCACGCACTCGAGAAAGAGCATATCAAGGAAATTGTGAAGCTCATGGCCGACCAGCTGCGGAAACGCCTTTCTGACCAGGAGATCCATTTTGAATTGACAGAACCGGCAAAAGAAAAAATCGCAGATGAAGGCTATGATCCAGAATATGGGGCAAGGCCGCTCCGCCGCGCCCTGCAGCGTGAAGTGGAGGACCGTCTTTCCGAAGAGCTCCTGAAAGGAAATATTGAAAAAGGCAAGCAAAT